One genomic region from Amaranthus tricolor cultivar Red isolate AtriRed21 chromosome 12, ASM2621246v1, whole genome shotgun sequence encodes:
- the LOC130796812 gene encoding 4,5-DOPA dioxygenase extradiol-like — protein sequence MGSQEIIKETFFISHGTPRMTIEASKPARKFLESWRDKIYFKKPKAILVISAHWETDFPSVNAVDINDTIYDFYGFPAPMYQFKYPAPGSPDLAQRVQELLTASGFKSVNVDKKRGLDHGAWVPLMLMYPNADIPVCQLSVQSHLDGMYHYKLGRALAPLKEEGVLIIGSGSATHPSNNTPHYYDGVAPWAADFDHWLETALTNGSYEEVNKCESKAPNWKLAHPWPEHFYPLHVAMGAAGENWKAELIHNSWDHGTMSYGSYKFVSS from the exons ATGGGTAGTCAAGAAATCATCAAAGAAACCTTCTTCATCTCCCATGGAACCCCTAGAATGACAATTGAAGCGTCGAAACCAGCAAGGAAATTTCTAGAAAGTTGGAGGGATAAAATCTATTTCAAGAAACCCAAAGCAATTCTTGTCATTTCTGCTCACTGGGAAACTGATTTCCCTTCTGTTAATGCTGTGGATATCAATGATACCATCTATGATTTCTATGGCTTCCCTGCTCCCATGTACCAG TTCAAATACCCAGCTCCTGGATCTCCGGATTTGGCACAAAGAGTACAAGAACTTCTTACAGCCTCAGGATTCAAAAGTGTAAATGTTGACAAGAAACGAGGACTTGATCATGGTGCATGGGTGCCTTTGATGCTCATGTATCCTAATGCTGACATTCCTGTGTGTCAGCTCTCAGTGCAATCACACTTGGATGGCATGTACCATTATAAGCTGGGACGAGCCTTGGCTCCTCTGAAGGAGGAAGGTGTCCTCATTATTGGTTCTGGAAGTGCAACACACCCTTCAAATAACACTCCCCATTATTATGATGGTGTCGCTCCATGGGCTGCAGATTTTGATCATTGGCTTGAAACTGCCCTGACAAATGGAAG TTATGAAGAGGTGAATAAATGTGAAAGTAAAGCACCCAATTGGAAGTTGGCACATCCATGGCCAGAACACTTCTATCCATTACATGTGGCAATGGGAGCCGCTGGCGAAAATTGGAAAGCCGAGCTGATTCATAACAGCTGGGATCATGGTACCATGTCTTATGGATCCTACAAATTTGTTTCAAGCTGA